One part of the Magallana gigas chromosome 5, xbMagGiga1.1, whole genome shotgun sequence genome encodes these proteins:
- the LOC117683953 gene encoding protein kinase C and casein kinase substrate in neurons protein 1, which produces MADTTDFYLVEEGIKRNRDSIRLQEEIGLMIWNRAHAELSYLQEIESWKDRVASAGTDRDGKSVFDFVKPALIGEADRAAEIHKNIYDKLMSSKGPYQNILKHTRQEQEKNRRSKLKDIEEEFQICNERRKELEQLVQKQKQSLESQTFRLSDLETKLSKRSRIADGRRSARGMRKLDSINAQVSHLRKRIETTSSSYMNDETELQSLIGNKKKVMKKMFQDLKELDQERLSVTKEVIQQYIKQISPPYDLIRERSREVAESIKALQTVDLKEVHEQNWKIAEDRARLKKAGLTMGFDMFLVTNPSLQTENTKLADLENGATNSKRKANNEKSPCREQKEPPTKIENARIMATCPSTSNTKGKHAMKGPSMLVTELPDNDDDIETIELPPDTRRRLPAPFAVKEFLVHQEPLGSNQTEDKRFTDKLEQEDSLDEDSDESSTGDASAAMLNDESGNEDEGFDDSAYSGNRVIEFDPQTVRLKYSRTNTLPEPHPTLPNMVDGDIGTVRDIRVIANKDYKARNCNELTLKKGQVIKQKIGENEEGFAYGWTRESKLSSKQYGWYPINIVSYK; this is translated from the exons ATGGCTGATACTACTGACTTTTATTTAGTGGAAGAAGGAATCAAGCGGAACAGAGATTCCATACG CCTCCAGGAGGAGATTGGATTGATGATATGGAATCGTGCACACGCAGAGCTGAGCTATTTACAAGAAATAGAAAGCTGGAAGGATAGAGTGGCGAGTGCAGGCACAG atcGAGATGGCAAGAGCGTGTTTGATTTTGTGAAACCTGCTCTGATAGGCGAGGCCGATCGTGCCGCTGAAATCCACAAGAACATTTACGACAAGTTGATGTCAAGCAAAGGCCCCTACCAAAACATCCTCAA GCATACCAGGCAGGAACAAGAAAAGAACAGAAGATCGAAATTGAAAGACATCGAAGAAGAGTTTCAGATCTGCAATGAACGACGCAAAGAGCTTGAGCAACTGGTTCAGAAACAAAAGCAG tcaTTGGAAAGTCAAACTTTCCGTTTAAGTGATTTGGAGACGAAGCTTTCCAAAAGAAGCAGAATTGCGGATGGCAGACGATCTGCAAGGGGGATGCGCAAACTCGACTCCATTAATGCGCAAGTTTCTCATTTGCGGAAACGAATTGAAACAACCTCTTCAAGTTATATGAATGATGAAACGGAACTGCAGTCTTTAATTGGCAATAAAAAGAAG GTAATGAAGAAGATGTTTCAAGACTTGAAGGAACTGGACCAAGAGAGACTGTCGGTGACGAAGGAAGTGATTCAGCAATACATCAAGCAAATCAGCCCGCCCTATGATCTAATTCGTGAAAG ATCCCGCGAGGTTGCAGAGTCCATTAAAGCCTTACAAACCGTTGATCTAAAGGAAGTGCACGAACAAAACTGGAAAATTGCAGAAGATCGAGCCAGACTGAAGAAAGCAGGGCTCACCATGGGGTTTGAT ATGTTCTTGGTCACCAATCCTTCCCTGCAAactgaaaacacaaaacttgCAGACCTAGAAAATGGGGCCACGAACAG TAAAAGAAAAGCTAACAATGAGAAAAGTCCATGCCGTGAGCAGAAGGAGCCACCCACCAAAATTGAGAATGCCCGAATCATGGCAACATGTCCATCTACTTCAAACACCAAAGGAAAACACGCCATGAAGGGTCCGTCAATGCTTGTCACGG agtTACCTGATAACGATGATGACATTGAGACGATCGAGCTGCCCCCCGACACCCGGCGGCGACTCCCGGCACCTTTCGCCGTCAAGGAGTTCCTTGTCCACCAAGAACCACTAGGATCAAACCAAACGGAAGACAAGCGATTCACCGACAAGCTGGAGCAGGAAGACTCCTTGGATGAAGACAGCGATGAAAGTAGCACCGGCGATGCGAGCGCAGCGATGCTGAATGATGAAAGTGGCAATGAAGACGAGGGTTTCGATGACTCAGCCTACTCAGGAAATCGTGTCATAGAGTTTG ATCCCCAGACTGTCCGCCTCAAGTACTCTCGCACGAATACTCTCCCCGAGCCACATCCCACCTTACCTAACATGGTAGATGGCGACATAGGCACCGTGAGGGACATCCGGGTGATTGCCAACAAAGACTACAAGGCCCGTAACTGCAACGAACTCACTCTCAAGAAGG gGCAAGTTATCAAGCAGAAGATAGGAGAGAATGAGGAGGGGTTCGCCTATGGATGGACGCGAGAAAGCAAGCTGTCCTCAAAGCAATATGGCTGGTACCCTATCAACATAGTGTCGTACAAGTGA
- the LOC105333214 gene encoding battenin isoform X2, producing the protein MEHSLRNWIGLFLLGSINNLPYVIVTSAAKTIADSFGKKNDVGLVFGANVALSVIVKAINGLFLLKVSYWIRYVVNAMLMIIGLIGVAFAFDFWFALVCIVVVGSSAAFGENVALGYLRLFPSKCVNAWSSGTGMAGVLGSAIYIIFGCSIGESNDKSQLKTLTKYAFLLTLPAVAVYLIAYFVIIKAPKTDDTFHRGDPSIQKPLNEEERSLLHGALTVESTLHRLRRCWGLVWWLSLNLCAVYLFEYVAQGCASKVRPASEYNKGCPELFAALSFCYQAGVFVSRSSVQLFQIKRVEVLSVLQFLNMVLWIFDVHYKFIPVYLLPALMIYVGLLGGASYVNIFYLLLHEDKYPEEDREFCINIVSLFITGGIVLGTALETVLFNTVLESD; encoded by the exons ATGGAACATTCTCTGAGAAACTGG ATTGGACTATTTTTACTGGGCTCCATCAACAATTTACCCTATGTCATTGTCACCTCTGCAGCCAAAACCATTGCAGACAG CTTTGGCAAAAAAAATGATGTGGGTTTGGTTTTTGGAGCCAATGTAGCTTTGTCTGTGATAGTTAAag CCATCAATGGTCTATTTCTTCTGAAAGTCTCCTATTGGATTAGGTATGTGGTGAACGCTATGCTGATGATAATTG GTCTAATAGGAGTTGCCTTTGCTTTTGACTTCTGGTTTGCCTTAGTTTGCATT gtGGTTGTTGGTTCATCAGCCGCATTTGGTGAAAA TGTGGCCCTCGGATACCTCCGTCTTTTTCCCAGTAAATGCGTCAATGCCTGGTCCAGTGGGACGGGCATGGCTGGGGTCCTAGGATCAGCCATTTACATCATCTTTG GTTGTTCGATTGGAGAAAGCAATGACAAATCTCAGCTGAAAACTCTGACAAA GTATGCATTCCTTCTGACTCTGCCAGCAGTAGCAGTATACCTGATTGCATATTTTGTCATCATCAAAGCCCCGAAAACTGACGACACATTCCACAGAGGGGATCCATCTATCCAGAAACCCTTAAATGAAGAGGAGAGGTCACTTTTACATG GAGCTTTGACTGTGGAGTCGACATTACATCGGTTGCGTAGATGTTGGGGACTTGTCTGGTGGCTCTCTCTAAAT cTGTGTGCAGTGTATCTGTTTGAGTATGTTGCTCAAGGCTGTGCTTCTAAAGTGCGACCCGCGTCTGAATATAACAAAGGCTGTCCTGAGCTGTTTGCAGCCCTTTCTTTTTGCTATCAG GCCGGAGTGTTTGTGTCCAGGTCCTCGGTGCAATTATTCCAAATCAAGAGAGTGGAGGTTTTATCAGTGCTACAATTTCTGAACATGGTTCTGTGGatatttgatgtacat TATAAATTTATTCCTGTGTATCTTTTACCGGCCTTAATGATATATGTGGGTCTGCTGGGCGGAGCCTCCtatgtcaatatattttatctacTTCTGCATGAAGACAAGTACCCAGAGGAAGATAGAGAATTCTGTATAAATATCGTATCACTCTTCATTACTGGAG GTATTGTTCTTGGGACAGCTTTGGAAACAGTGCTTTTTAACACAGTGTTGGAAAGTGACTAA
- the LOC105333214 gene encoding battenin isoform X1, protein MEHSLRNWIGLFLLGSINNLPYVIVTSAAKTIADSFGKKNDVGLVFGANVALSVIVKAINGLFLLKVSYWIRYVVNAMLMIIGLIGVAFAFDFWFALVCIVVVGSSAAFGENVALGYLRLFPSKCVNAWSSGTGMAGVLGSAIYIIFGCSIGESNDKSQLKTLTKYAFLLTLPAVAVYLIAYFVIIKAPKTDDTFHRGDPSIQKPLNEEERSLLHGSDEGALTVESTLHRLRRCWGLVWWLSLNLCAVYLFEYVAQGCASKVRPASEYNKGCPELFAALSFCYQAGVFVSRSSVQLFQIKRVEVLSVLQFLNMVLWIFDVHYKFIPVYLLPALMIYVGLLGGASYVNIFYLLLHEDKYPEEDREFCINIVSLFITGGIVLGTALETVLFNTVLESD, encoded by the exons ATGGAACATTCTCTGAGAAACTGG ATTGGACTATTTTTACTGGGCTCCATCAACAATTTACCCTATGTCATTGTCACCTCTGCAGCCAAAACCATTGCAGACAG CTTTGGCAAAAAAAATGATGTGGGTTTGGTTTTTGGAGCCAATGTAGCTTTGTCTGTGATAGTTAAag CCATCAATGGTCTATTTCTTCTGAAAGTCTCCTATTGGATTAGGTATGTGGTGAACGCTATGCTGATGATAATTG GTCTAATAGGAGTTGCCTTTGCTTTTGACTTCTGGTTTGCCTTAGTTTGCATT gtGGTTGTTGGTTCATCAGCCGCATTTGGTGAAAA TGTGGCCCTCGGATACCTCCGTCTTTTTCCCAGTAAATGCGTCAATGCCTGGTCCAGTGGGACGGGCATGGCTGGGGTCCTAGGATCAGCCATTTACATCATCTTTG GTTGTTCGATTGGAGAAAGCAATGACAAATCTCAGCTGAAAACTCTGACAAA GTATGCATTCCTTCTGACTCTGCCAGCAGTAGCAGTATACCTGATTGCATATTTTGTCATCATCAAAGCCCCGAAAACTGACGACACATTCCACAGAGGGGATCCATCTATCCAGAAACCCTTAAATGAAGAGGAGAGGTCACTTTTACATGGTTCTGATGaag GAGCTTTGACTGTGGAGTCGACATTACATCGGTTGCGTAGATGTTGGGGACTTGTCTGGTGGCTCTCTCTAAAT cTGTGTGCAGTGTATCTGTTTGAGTATGTTGCTCAAGGCTGTGCTTCTAAAGTGCGACCCGCGTCTGAATATAACAAAGGCTGTCCTGAGCTGTTTGCAGCCCTTTCTTTTTGCTATCAG GCCGGAGTGTTTGTGTCCAGGTCCTCGGTGCAATTATTCCAAATCAAGAGAGTGGAGGTTTTATCAGTGCTACAATTTCTGAACATGGTTCTGTGGatatttgatgtacat TATAAATTTATTCCTGTGTATCTTTTACCGGCCTTAATGATATATGTGGGTCTGCTGGGCGGAGCCTCCtatgtcaatatattttatctacTTCTGCATGAAGACAAGTACCCAGAGGAAGATAGAGAATTCTGTATAAATATCGTATCACTCTTCATTACTGGAG GTATTGTTCTTGGGACAGCTTTGGAAACAGTGCTTTTTAACACAGTGTTGGAAAGTGACTAA